A genome region from Kineosporia corallincola includes the following:
- a CDS encoding PhoH family protein — MPGSFTQTSASEPAASAGRTFVLDTSVLLSDPKAIHRFAEHEVVLPVVVITELEGKRNHPELGYFARQALRLLDDLRIRHGRLDAPMPIGEAGGTLRVELNHADLAVLPDGFRSTDNDSRILAVARSLASEGSSVTLVSKDLPMRIKASAIGLAAEEYQAGLAVDSGWTGLDELELDATEVGALYAGETLDVDMARDLPCHTGLVIVSPNGSALGRVTPDKKVKLVRGDREVFGVHGRSAEQRIAIDLLLDSEIGIVSMGGRAGTGKSALALCAGLEAVLERGQHRKIMVFRPLYAVGGQELGYLPGSESEKMNPWAQAVFDTLGALVAPEVVEEVMARGMLEVLPLTHIRGRSLHDAFVIVDEAQSLERNVLLTVLSRIGQNSRVVLTHDVAQRDNLRVGRHDGVAAVIEALKGHPLFAHVTLTRSERSPVAALVTELLENLVP; from the coding sequence TTGCCCGGTAGTTTCACCCAGACCTCTGCCAGCGAGCCTGCGGCTTCAGCGGGGAGGACGTTCGTGCTCGACACGTCCGTCCTGCTGTCCGACCCGAAGGCGATCCACCGCTTCGCCGAGCACGAGGTCGTTCTCCCCGTCGTCGTGATCACCGAGCTCGAGGGGAAGCGCAACCACCCCGAGCTCGGGTACTTCGCGCGTCAGGCCCTGCGTCTGCTCGACGACCTGAGGATCCGGCACGGGCGGCTGGACGCGCCGATGCCGATCGGGGAGGCCGGGGGCACGCTCCGGGTCGAGCTCAACCACGCCGATCTGGCCGTGCTGCCAGACGGTTTCCGCAGCACCGACAACGACAGCCGGATCCTGGCGGTGGCCCGCAGCCTGGCTTCCGAGGGCAGCTCGGTGACGCTGGTCAGCAAAGACCTGCCGATGCGGATCAAGGCCTCGGCGATCGGGCTGGCGGCGGAGGAGTACCAGGCAGGTCTGGCCGTGGACTCGGGCTGGACCGGGCTGGACGAGCTGGAGCTGGACGCCACCGAGGTGGGCGCGCTGTATGCGGGCGAGACGCTGGACGTGGACATGGCCCGCGATCTGCCCTGTCACACCGGGCTGGTGATCGTCTCGCCGAACGGGTCGGCGCTGGGCCGGGTCACGCCGGACAAGAAGGTCAAGCTGGTGCGCGGCGACCGCGAGGTGTTCGGGGTGCACGGCCGCAGCGCCGAGCAGCGCATCGCCATCGACCTGCTGCTCGACTCCGAGATCGGCATCGTGTCGATGGGTGGCCGGGCCGGCACCGGTAAGTCGGCGCTGGCCCTGTGCGCCGGGCTGGAGGCCGTGCTGGAGCGCGGGCAGCACCGCAAGATCATGGTGTTCCGCCCGCTCTACGCGGTCGGCGGCCAGGAGCTCGGCTACCTGCCCGGGTCCGAGTCGGAGAAGATGAACCCCTGGGCCCAGGCGGTTTTCGACACCCTCGGCGCGCTGGTCGCGCCCGAGGTGGTCGAGGAGGTGATGGCCCGGGGCATGCTGGAGGTGCTCCCGCTCACCCACATCCGCGGCCGTTCCCTGCACGACGCCTTCGTGATCGTCGACGAGGCGCAGTCGCTGGAGCGCAACGTGCTGCTGACCGTGCTCTCCCGGATCGGGCAGAACTCCCGGGTGGTGCTCACCCACGACGTGGCCCAGCGCGACAACCTACGGGTGGGGCGGCACGACGGGGTCGCGGCGGTGATCGAGGCGCTGAAGGGGCACCCGCTGTTCGCCCACGTCACGCTCACCCGGTCGGAGCGTTCGCCGGTGGCGGCGCTGGTGACCGAACTGCTGGAGAACCTGGTCCCGTGA